In Manis pentadactyla isolate mManPen7 chromosome 11, mManPen7.hap1, whole genome shotgun sequence, one DNA window encodes the following:
- the SCAMP2 gene encoding secretory carrier-associated membrane protein 2: protein MSAFDTNPFADPVDVNPFQDPSVTQLTHAPQGGLAEFNPFSETNAATTVPVTQHPGPSQPAVLQPSVEPIQPTPQAVASAAQASLLRQQEELDRKAAELERKEQELQDTVTNLHVRENNWPPLPFFCPIKPCFYQNFAIEIPADYQRICKMLYYLWMLHLVTLFLNLLACLAWFLVDSTKGVDFGLSILWFIIFTPCAFICWYRPIYKAFRSDNSFSFFVFFFVFFCQIGIYIIQLVGIPGLGDSGWIAALSTLKKDHLAVSVIMMVVAGFFTLCAVLSLFLLKRVHSLYRRTGASFQQAQEEFSQGIFSNRTVRSAASSAARGAFQGN from the exons ATGTCAGCCTTCGACACTAACCCCTTCGCGGACCCAGTGGACGTAAATCCCTTCCAG GATCCCTCTGTGACCCAGCTGACCCATGCCCCTCAAGGTGGCCTGGCTGAATTCAACCCCTTCTCAGAG ACAAATGCAGCAACGACAGTTCCTGTCACACAGCACCCCGGGCCCTCGCAGCCGGCGGTGCTCCAGCCCTCCGTGGAACCCATCCAGCCAACCCCACAG GCTGTTGCCTCTGCGGCCCAGGCGAGCCTGCTCCGGCAGCAGGAAGAACTGGACCGGAAGGCCGCCGAGCTGGAGCGCAAGGAGCAGGAGCTGCAGGACACTGTGACCAACCTGCACG TGAGAGAGAACAACTGGCCGCCCCTGCCCTTCTTTTGTCCGATCAAGCCCTGCTTCTATCAGAATTTTGCCATAGAGATTCCTGCTGACTACCAGCGGATATGCAAGATGCTCTACTACCTCTGGATGC tgcATTTGGTGACTCTATTTCTGAACCTGCTTGCCTGCCTGGCCTGGTTCTTAGTCGACAGCACCAAGGGAGTGGACTTCGGCCTCTCGATCCTGTGGTTTATCATCTTCACCCCCTGTGCCTTCATTTGTTGGTACCGACCCATCTATAAGGCCTTTAG GTCGGACAACTCCTTCAGCTTCTTCGTgttcttctttgtatttttctgtcaAATAGGGATCTACATCATCCAGCTGGTTGGCATTCCTGGCCTGGGGGACAG CGGTTGGATTGCAGCCCTGTCTACACTGAAGAAAGACCACTTGGCCGTGTCAGTCATCATGATGGTGGTGGCTGGCTTCTTCACTCTCTGTGCTGTGCTCTCGCTCTTCCTTCTGAAGCGG GTGCACTCCCTGTACCGCCGGACTGGGGCCAGCTTCCAGCAGGCCCAAGAGGAGTTTTCCCAGGGCATCTTCAGCAACAGGACCGTCCGCAGCGCCGCCTCATCCGCTGCCCGAGGGGCCTTCCAGGGGAACTAG